The following proteins are encoded in a genomic region of Diabrotica virgifera virgifera chromosome 1, PGI_DIABVI_V3a:
- the LOC126883020 gene encoding uncharacterized protein LOC126883020, giving the protein MPWVVLRFPESETIEAVPAKWYDKANKLCKFPPVDDHTEKELSNFIIEEYDPLEEWPIHEAVLESQTEFVLFNKAHIRASKACNSQNYKSDKETVLPQKRPPKPRKIASSSSEQDSDGSDLVFEHSFPKSKKEQHEKCTPSKSRTHPNIGLENKQEVKTVQETSKPTPTNANAQETAISYLIRIKRTLELQEQKLSEIDRKVDELSTIIRGQQKSTDITDDEVHKKLPLSTLEELGDVEKLLENATNLDNFVIYMRQVGGFDYKESVRRCLKKIFNDQLAVIYSFQGHKGKNPFNKTLICTAVIKSILKLHIDCTSKEVEVAISKWLAKAKERMKKNEEHTINFNLEIKS; this is encoded by the exons ATGCCTTGGGTTGTTTTGAGATTTCCAGAAAGTGAAACAATTGAGGCAGTACCAGCTAAGTGGTATGACAAAGCAAACAAACTTTGTAAATTTCCTCCCGTGGACGATCATACTGAGAAGGAGTTATCCAACTTTATTATTGAAGAATATGACCCCTTAGAGGAATGGCCAATACATGAGGCAGTGTTAGAAAGCCAGACAGAATTTGTACTGTTTAACAAAGCTCACATTAGAGCTAGTAAAGCGTGCAATAGCCAGAATTACAAATCAGATAAAGAAACTGTGTTACCACAAAAGAGACCTCCTAAACCAAGGAAAATAGCGAGCAGTAGTAGTGAGCAGGACTCAGATGGGTCAGATCTGGTTTTTGAACATTCATTTCCTA AGTCTAAGAAAGAACAACATGAAAAGTGTACCCCATCTAAATCAA GAACTCATCCAAATATTGGATTAGAAAACAAACAGGAAGTAAAAACCGTGCAAGAAACTTCCAAACCCACACCAACAA aTGCCAATGCTCAAGAAACTGCAATTTCatatttaataagaataaaaagaACGTTAGAATTACAAGAACAAAAACTTAGTGAAATTGACAGAAAAGTGGATGAATTGTCCACTATAATCAGAGGGCAACAAAAAAGTACAGATATAACTGATGATGAAGTTCATAAGAAATTACCTCTATCCACCTTAGAAGAACTAGGAGACGTTGAAAAGCTACtagaaaatgctacaaatctaGACAACTTT GTTATTTACATGCGTCAGGTGGGAGGTTTTGATTACAAGGAAAGTGTCAGGAGATGCTTGAAAAAAATCTTCAATGATCAATTAGCAGTTATCTACAGTTTTCAAGGTCATAAGGGGAAAAATCCCTTTAATAAGACTCTAATTTGCACTGCCGTAATAA aatctataTTGAAACTACATATAGATTGTACATCTAAGGAAGTCGAAGTAGCCATAAGCAAATGGCTGGCAAAAGCCAAAGAGAGGATGAAGAAAAACGAAGAACACACAATTAATTTTAATTTGGAAATAAAGAGTTAA